The following coding sequences are from one Prochlorococcus sp. MIT 1314 window:
- a CDS encoding carboxysome peptide A produces MLICKVVKPLVSTNRIPGFEHKHLQVVLDGSSSKVAVDAVGCKPGDWVICVGSSAAREAAGSKSYPSDLTIVGIIDHWDPNNSKN; encoded by the coding sequence ATGTTGATTTGCAAGGTTGTTAAACCACTTGTATCTACCAATAGGATTCCTGGTTTTGAACATAAACATCTACAGGTTGTCTTGGATGGTTCTTCAAGTAAGGTTGCTGTAGATGCTGTTGGGTGTAAGCCAGGAGATTGGGTTATTTGTGTTGGAAGTTCTGCCGCTAGAGAAGCTGCGGGAAGCAAATCTTATCCAAGCGATTTAACGATTGTTGGAATAATAGATCATTGGGATCCTAATAACTCAAAAAACTAG
- a CDS encoding RidA family protein produces MSTKKVIQTSNAPDPVGPYNQAIKAGNFIYCSGQIAIDPALNEITCLGDIEKETIQVLKNLSAVLKAGGAKIDDVVKTTIYLTDLNNFQIVNKIYSEFFNVENPPARACVEVSSLPKGVLVEIDCVAFID; encoded by the coding sequence ATGTCCACAAAGAAAGTAATCCAAACATCTAATGCTCCAGATCCAGTCGGACCTTATAATCAAGCAATAAAAGCTGGTAATTTTATTTATTGTTCTGGCCAAATTGCTATAGACCCAGCTTTAAATGAAATTACATGTTTGGGTGATATAGAGAAGGAGACTATTCAAGTTTTAAAAAATCTCTCAGCTGTTCTTAAAGCTGGCGGAGCAAAGATTGACGATGTAGTGAAAACAACTATTTACTTAACAGACCTAAATAATTTTCAAATTGTCAATAAGATATATAGTGAATTTTTCAATGTAGAAAATCCTCCAGCAAGGGCCTGTGTGGAAGTTTCATCTCTACCCAAAGGAGTCTTAGTTGAAATAGATTGCGTTGCATTTATAGATTAA
- a CDS encoding carboxysome peptide B, whose amino-acid sequence MEIMKVLGRMVCTQRVAGLGHMNLRILENNKGKKLVAVDPVGAREGNWVFTASGSAARFACPNPEVQTDLTIGGIIDYWEND is encoded by the coding sequence ATGGAAATAATGAAAGTATTAGGAAGAATGGTATGTACTCAAAGAGTCGCTGGCTTAGGTCATATGAATTTACGAATTTTGGAAAATAATAAGGGAAAGAAATTAGTGGCTGTTGATCCTGTTGGTGCTAGAGAAGGTAATTGGGTTTTTACCGCTAGTGGCTCTGCTGCGAGATTTGCTTGTCCTAATCCAGAAGTTCAAACCGATTTAACTATTGGGGGTATAATTGATTATTGGGAGAATGATTAA
- the hisG gene encoding ATP phosphoribosyltransferase: MFTIALPKGALLEDSISIFRRAGLDFSNALEENNRSLTFESNCKRAKALLVRNGDVPVYVSYGQADLGIVGYDVLQESDLKVAKLLDLRFGGCHMSLAVKNNSNYLKPTDLPANCKVASKFTKTARSYFDELNIPVEIVHLTGSVELGPITGMAEAIVDLVATGKTLKENGLIKIDDLFYSTARLIGNPLSMRLDDNHLRDTILSIESTNSL; this comes from the coding sequence ATGTTTACTATAGCTTTACCAAAAGGAGCTCTGCTAGAAGATTCAATTTCAATTTTTAGAAGAGCGGGGTTAGATTTCTCTAATGCTTTGGAGGAAAATAATAGATCACTAACCTTTGAATCAAATTGCAAACGAGCTAAAGCTTTATTGGTGAGAAATGGAGATGTTCCTGTTTATGTAAGTTATGGGCAGGCTGATTTAGGTATCGTTGGATATGACGTTTTACAAGAATCTGACTTAAAAGTCGCAAAATTACTTGATTTGAGATTTGGCGGTTGTCATATGTCATTGGCGGTTAAAAACAATAGCAATTATTTAAAACCAACTGATCTGCCTGCGAATTGTAAAGTGGCAAGTAAATTCACAAAAACAGCAAGATCTTATTTTGATGAATTAAATATACCTGTAGAAATAGTTCATTTGACAGGATCAGTAGAGCTTGGCCCTATTACAGGTATGGCAGAGGCAATAGTTGATTTGGTGGCAACCGGAAAGACTCTTAAAGAGAATGGTTTAATTAAAATAGATGATCTTTTCTACTCGACTGCAAGACTAATTGGAAATCCTTTATCTATGAGGTTGGATGATAATCATCTCAGAGATACGATTTTATCTATAGAATCGACTAATTCTTTATAG
- a CDS encoding DUF3136 domain-containing protein encodes MSAAKLNIDELEAGYPLFCKALRLLILKGSSVKDIQKTVCWGHLETLNRCLPGRYKAPTYLMALIKRDIAKPNNF; translated from the coding sequence ATGTCAGCAGCAAAGCTTAATATAGATGAATTAGAAGCAGGCTATCCTTTATTTTGTAAAGCTCTTAGACTATTAATTTTAAAAGGCAGTTCAGTTAAAGACATACAAAAGACAGTATGTTGGGGCCATCTTGAAACTTTAAATAGATGTCTACCAGGAAGATATAAAGCGCCAACCTATTTAATGGCTTTAATCAAAAGAGATATTGCCAAGCCCAATAATTTTTAA
- the gloB gene encoding hydroxyacylglutathione hydrolase, which produces MEFNKAHNIIGLRVLSDNVIWLWEKDKSVVVIDPSVHEPVIRYIDENNFQLKAILQTHHHSDHIGGTKNLIERWPNVKVIASSKEKKRIPFQNISVQDGEILNILGEEVKIIEVLGHTSTHIAFFLNGDNPILFIGDTLFSGGCGRIFEGTFQQMYYSLTRIKSLPSNTLIYCAHEYTKSNLLWALNLKPKDKDIKNKLLQVEKKLSLNELTIPFLLDEEMKINLFLRAKNLEEFTFLRANKDLWV; this is translated from the coding sequence ATGGAATTTAATAAAGCTCATAATATAATAGGGCTGAGAGTTTTAAGTGATAATGTCATTTGGTTATGGGAAAAAGATAAATCAGTAGTGGTTATAGATCCATCTGTACACGAACCAGTAATTAGATATATAGATGAAAACAATTTTCAATTGAAAGCTATTTTACAAACTCATCATCATTCAGATCATATTGGAGGGACTAAAAATCTTATTGAAAGATGGCCAAATGTTAAGGTAATTGCTTCTTCCAAGGAAAAAAAAAGAATACCTTTTCAAAATATATCAGTACAGGATGGCGAAATTTTAAATATTTTAGGAGAAGAAGTAAAAATAATTGAAGTATTAGGGCATACAAGCACACATATCGCCTTCTTTTTGAATGGTGACAATCCTATTCTTTTTATTGGTGACACATTATTTTCAGGTGGCTGTGGAAGAATTTTTGAAGGGACTTTTCAACAAATGTACTACTCTCTAACAAGAATAAAGTCATTACCAAGCAATACGCTAATATATTGTGCTCATGAATATACCAAGTCAAATCTATTGTGGGCATTGAATCTCAAGCCTAAAGATAAAGATATAAAAAATAAACTTTTGCAAGTTGAAAAAAAACTTTCTCTTAATGAATTGACAATTCCATTTTTATTAGATGAAGAAATGAAAATCAACCTTTTTTTAAGAGCAAAAAATTTAGAAGAATTTACTTTTTTAAGAGCAAATAAAGATTTATGGGTTTAA